From Rhodopseudomonas palustris, a single genomic window includes:
- the treS gene encoding maltose alpha-D-glucosyltransferase, translating into MNEMSPIVANDRPGDDASDELWYKDAIIYQLHVKAFADSNNDGIGDFAGLTEKLDYLQELGVNTLWLLPFYPSPQRDDGYDIADYGSINPDFGTMKDFRRFIFEAKRRNLRVITELVVNHTSDQHAWFKRARRSPKNSSARNWYVWSDTDQMYQGTRIIFTDTEKSNWTWDPEAGQYYWHRFFSHQPDLNFDNPRVVGAVVKVMKRWLDNGVDGFRLDAIPYLCERDGTNNENLPETHAVIKRLRAELDAYAKGKLLLAEANQWPEDVQQYFGDSDECHMAYHFPLMPRIYMAIAQEDRFPITDIMRQTPEIPPNCQWAMFLRNHDELTLEMVTDVERDYLWKTYAADPRARINVGIRRRLAPLMDNDRRKIELMNSLLLSFPGTPIIYYGDEIGMGDNIYLGDRNGVRTPMQWSSDRNGGFSRADPARLYAPPIMDPVYGYASVNVEAQQRSLSSLLSAMKRLIAVRKSTSAFGRGSMTFIRPSNRAVLAYVRQHEDEVILCVANLSRAAQATELDLSPWKERVPQEMLGRTKFPPIGELPYMITLAPFGFYWFKLEEPGTAAHVAPVSTVPEFVTLVVPLGSTWMTLGRTRSMFEHEVLPTFLSRTRWFPERNPRAIHPRLTSAIPFANDGDNRPWLALFEATLRGTTARYLLPMQIDWVRFDRERYNPRAYAAVRQGAREGTLLDVAADPSFVDLLLQNVRSALTVIGDDGNRLEFRPGSLLAERPAGPFENIRPVDAEQSNSTSLIDEDYVVKLYRRLQVGINPELEMGRFLTEVAGYRNTPALLGSVELVEGDTTTAIAVVHEFIGNQGDGWTLTAGYLDRYVDEQRVLTGNPEAAESDQFAPYLHFMQHTGRRVAEMHIALAGHPELPDFAPEPIGPDEARSWVATVSAAAERVLGELRRRRDGFSDPDKALVDRLLAAREILMGRIGELLGDDGGLNIRHHGDFHLGQMLIVKDDIYIIDFEGEPRRTLAERRAKAPAARDVAGLVRSIDYSTTAALTRALKTPPDEPGRLNEALELWRIRATTAFLDGYRQTMGESPVWPADPDAADRWLDFFLIEKALYEIDYEIAHRPDWLRVPLAGILRILSPPPEEFP; encoded by the coding sequence ATGAATGAAATGTCACCGATCGTGGCGAACGACAGGCCGGGCGACGACGCCTCCGACGAGCTCTGGTACAAGGACGCCATCATCTACCAGTTGCACGTCAAGGCGTTCGCCGACAGCAACAATGACGGCATCGGCGACTTCGCCGGCCTCACCGAGAAGCTGGACTATCTCCAGGAGCTCGGCGTCAATACGCTGTGGCTGCTGCCGTTCTATCCGTCGCCGCAGCGCGACGACGGCTACGACATCGCCGACTACGGCTCGATCAACCCCGACTTCGGCACCATGAAGGACTTTCGCCGCTTCATCTTTGAAGCGAAGCGGCGAAACCTACGCGTCATCACCGAGCTGGTGGTCAACCACACTTCGGACCAGCACGCATGGTTCAAGCGGGCGCGGCGGAGCCCAAAGAATTCGAGCGCGCGCAACTGGTACGTCTGGAGCGACACCGACCAGATGTATCAGGGCACGCGGATCATCTTCACCGACACGGAAAAATCGAACTGGACCTGGGATCCGGAAGCCGGCCAATACTACTGGCACCGGTTCTTCTCGCACCAGCCCGACCTCAATTTCGACAATCCGCGCGTTGTCGGCGCGGTCGTCAAAGTGATGAAGCGCTGGCTCGACAACGGCGTCGACGGCTTCCGGCTCGACGCGATTCCCTACCTGTGCGAGCGCGACGGCACCAACAACGAGAACCTTCCCGAGACCCATGCGGTCATCAAGCGGCTGCGCGCCGAGCTGGACGCCTACGCCAAGGGCAAGCTGCTGCTGGCCGAGGCCAATCAGTGGCCGGAGGACGTCCAGCAGTATTTCGGCGACAGCGACGAATGCCACATGGCCTACCACTTCCCGCTGATGCCGCGGATCTACATGGCGATCGCGCAGGAAGACCGCTTCCCGATCACCGACATCATGCGCCAGACGCCCGAGATTCCGCCCAACTGCCAATGGGCGATGTTCCTGCGCAACCACGACGAACTGACGCTCGAAATGGTCACCGACGTCGAGCGCGACTATCTGTGGAAGACCTACGCTGCCGACCCGCGGGCCCGGATCAACGTCGGCATTCGCCGCCGCCTGGCGCCGCTGATGGACAACGACCGCCGCAAGATCGAATTGATGAACTCGCTGCTGCTGTCGTTTCCCGGTACGCCGATCATCTATTACGGCGACGAGATCGGGATGGGCGACAACATCTATCTCGGCGACCGCAACGGCGTTCGCACCCCGATGCAATGGTCGTCCGACCGCAACGGCGGATTCTCGCGCGCCGACCCGGCGCGGCTGTATGCGCCGCCGATCATGGATCCGGTCTACGGCTACGCCTCGGTCAACGTCGAGGCGCAGCAGCGCAGCCTGTCGTCGCTGCTCAGCGCGATGAAGCGGCTGATCGCGGTCCGCAAGTCAACGTCGGCGTTCGGCCGGGGCAGCATGACCTTCATCCGGCCGAGCAACCGCGCCGTGCTCGCCTATGTCCGGCAGCACGAGGACGAAGTCATTCTCTGCGTCGCCAACCTGTCGCGGGCCGCGCAGGCGACCGAGCTGGATCTGTCGCCGTGGAAAGAGCGTGTGCCGCAAGAAATGCTCGGCCGCACCAAGTTTCCGCCGATCGGCGAACTGCCATACATGATCACGCTGGCGCCGTTCGGCTTCTATTGGTTCAAGCTGGAAGAGCCCGGCACCGCCGCCCATGTCGCGCCGGTCTCCACCGTACCCGAATTCGTGACCCTGGTGGTGCCGCTGGGCTCGACCTGGATGACGCTGGGCCGCACCCGCTCGATGTTCGAGCACGAGGTACTGCCGACCTTCCTGTCGCGAACCCGCTGGTTTCCGGAGCGCAACCCGCGCGCGATCCATCCGCGGTTGACCTCGGCGATCCCGTTCGCCAACGACGGCGACAACCGTCCCTGGCTGGCGCTGTTTGAAGCGACGCTGCGCGGTACCACCGCACGCTATCTGCTGCCGATGCAGATCGACTGGGTCCGATTCGATCGCGAGCGCTACAACCCACGCGCTTACGCGGCGGTTCGCCAGGGCGCGCGCGAGGGCACTCTGCTCGACGTCGCCGCCGACCCGTCGTTCGTCGACCTGCTGCTGCAAAACGTCCGGAGCGCGCTCACTGTAATCGGCGACGATGGCAATCGGCTCGAATTCCGTCCTGGCTCGCTGCTCGCCGAGCGGCCGGCGGGCCCGTTCGAGAACATCCGCCCGGTGGACGCCGAGCAGTCGAATTCGACCTCGCTGATCGACGAAGACTACGTCGTCAAATTATATCGGCGGCTACAGGTCGGCATCAATCCCGAGCTGGAGATGGGGCGGTTCCTCACGGAAGTGGCCGGCTACCGCAATACCCCGGCGCTGCTCGGCAGCGTCGAACTGGTCGAAGGCGACACCACGACGGCGATCGCGGTGGTGCACGAATTCATCGGCAATCAGGGTGACGGCTGGACCCTCACCGCCGGCTATCTAGACCGCTATGTCGACGAGCAACGGGTGCTGACCGGCAATCCGGAGGCCGCCGAAAGTGATCAGTTCGCACCATATCTGCACTTCATGCAACATACCGGCCGGCGCGTCGCCGAAATGCACATCGCGCTGGCCGGTCACCCGGAGCTGCCCGATTTTGCGCCGGAGCCGATCGGCCCGGACGAGGCACGTTCGTGGGTCGCGACCGTCTCGGCCGCGGCCGAACGGGTACTCGGCGAGCTGCGGCGCCGGCGCGACGGCTTCAGCGACCCCGACAAGGCATTGGTCGACCGTCTTTTGGCGGCTCGCGAGATCCTGATGGGCCGCATCGGCGAGCTCCTGGGCGATGACGGCGGCCTGAACATCCGTCACCATGGCGATTTCCATCTCGGTCAGATGCTGATCGTCAAGGACGACATCTACATCATCGACTTCGAGGGCGAACCGCGCCGTACCCTCGCCGAGCGCCGCGCCAAGGCGCCGGCGGCACGCGATGTTGCCGGTCTGGTGCGCTCGATCGACTATTCGACCACTGCGGCGCTCACCCGCGCGCTCAAAACGCCGCCCGACGAACCCGGCCGGCTGAACGAAGCACTCGAACTGTGGCGCATCCGCGCCACGACCGCGTTCCTGGACGGGTACCGTCAGACCATGGGCGAAAGCCCGGTCTGGCCGGCCGATCCTGACGCAGCGGATCGATGGCTCGATTTCTTTCTGATTGAAAAGGCGCTGTACGAGATCGACTACGAGATCGCGCACCGTCCCGATTGGCTGCGGGTGCCGCTCGCCGGCATTCTCCGCATCCTGTCGCCGCCGCCCGAGGAGTTTCCATGA
- the glgB gene encoding 1,4-alpha-glucan branching protein GlgB, which produces MTAQLSDEAYAVVEGRHADPFHYLGPHPQDGGTVVRVLLPDATAVEVVGDDGTTASLEQAHRSGLFVGALPGAASRYTLRARFGDTTVELHDPYRFPPILTDFDLYLLGEGTDQRLYDKLGAHPMELDGIAGVAFVVLAPNARRVSVVGDFNYWNPLRHQMRVRGNGYWELFIPGARAGDHYKFDLAGPNGEQLPQKSDPLAFAAELRPKTASIVVDATTLPRPRPAPDNINALSAPMSIYEVHLGSWRRKDGDQWLTYRELAEQLPAYVQDMGFTHVEFLPVSEHPFDGSWGYQPTGLYAPTSRFGSPEDFCALVDALHAAGIGVVLDWVPGHFPDDPHGLGNFDGTALYEHANPMQGRHLDWGTLIYNYGRTEVVNFLTANALFWLERYGIDALRVDAVASMLYLDYSRPAGGWIPNKFGGRENIEAIEFIRRFNTEVYAKFPHATTAAEESTAWPQVSRPVEFGGLGFGYKWNMGWMHDTLNYISKDPIHRKYHHGQILFGLHYAFSENFILPLSHDEVVHGKRSILGRMPGDEWQRFANLRAYYAFMFGHPGKKLLFMGGEFGQEREWSHDRSLDWHLLDYPKYAGIQALIRDLNKLYRSLPALHQLDCDPFGFEWLITEDANRNVFAWMRKGNDTRSRCLVIVNFSPNVYQDYRVRVPFPGRWREVFNSDSAVYGGSNVGNGGEVRPRDGLVPELSLTIPPLAAIFLVPED; this is translated from the coding sequence ATGACCGCGCAATTGAGTGACGAAGCCTACGCTGTTGTCGAAGGCCGTCATGCCGACCCGTTTCATTATCTCGGCCCGCATCCACAGGACGGCGGTACCGTGGTTCGCGTCCTGCTGCCGGACGCCACCGCGGTCGAGGTGGTGGGAGACGACGGCACCACGGCTTCGCTCGAACAGGCCCACCGGTCCGGCCTATTCGTCGGAGCGCTGCCGGGCGCCGCATCGCGCTACACGCTTCGCGCCCGGTTCGGAGACACCACCGTCGAGCTGCACGACCCTTATCGCTTTCCCCCGATCCTGACCGACTTCGATCTCTATCTGCTCGGTGAAGGCACCGATCAGCGGCTGTACGACAAGCTCGGCGCCCATCCGATGGAGCTGGACGGCATCGCCGGCGTCGCCTTTGTGGTACTGGCGCCCAACGCACGCCGCGTCAGCGTGGTCGGCGATTTCAACTATTGGAATCCGCTTCGCCACCAGATGCGGGTGCGCGGCAACGGCTATTGGGAACTGTTCATCCCGGGCGCCCGCGCCGGTGATCACTACAAGTTCGATCTTGCCGGACCGAACGGCGAGCAACTGCCCCAGAAATCAGATCCCTTGGCGTTCGCCGCCGAGCTGCGGCCGAAGACCGCATCGATCGTGGTCGATGCCACCACGCTGCCGCGACCGCGACCCGCCCCGGACAACATCAACGCGCTGTCGGCACCGATGTCGATCTACGAGGTGCATCTCGGCTCGTGGCGCCGCAAGGACGGCGACCAGTGGCTGACCTACCGTGAGCTCGCCGAGCAATTGCCGGCCTATGTCCAAGACATGGGCTTCACCCATGTCGAATTCCTGCCGGTCAGCGAGCATCCGTTCGACGGATCTTGGGGCTACCAGCCGACCGGCCTGTATGCTCCGACCTCGCGGTTCGGGTCGCCGGAAGACTTCTGCGCGCTGGTCGACGCCCTGCATGCAGCCGGCATCGGTGTGGTGCTCGACTGGGTGCCGGGCCATTTCCCGGACGATCCGCACGGCCTCGGTAATTTCGACGGCACTGCGCTGTACGAGCACGCCAACCCGATGCAGGGGCGGCATCTCGACTGGGGCACCCTGATCTACAATTACGGCCGCACCGAAGTGGTCAATTTCCTCACCGCCAACGCACTGTTCTGGCTGGAGCGCTATGGCATCGATGCGCTGCGGGTCGATGCCGTAGCGTCGATGCTGTACCTCGACTACAGCCGGCCGGCAGGCGGCTGGATTCCCAACAAATTCGGCGGGCGTGAGAACATCGAGGCAATCGAGTTCATTCGCCGATTCAACACCGAGGTGTACGCCAAATTCCCGCACGCCACCACCGCGGCCGAAGAATCCACGGCGTGGCCGCAGGTGTCTCGACCGGTCGAATTCGGCGGACTCGGCTTCGGCTACAAATGGAACATGGGGTGGATGCACGATACGCTGAACTACATCAGCAAGGATCCGATCCACCGGAAATATCATCACGGCCAGATTCTGTTCGGGCTGCACTACGCGTTCTCGGAAAATTTCATCCTGCCGCTGTCGCATGACGAGGTCGTGCACGGCAAACGCTCCATCCTCGGCCGGATGCCGGGCGACGAGTGGCAGCGCTTTGCCAACCTGCGTGCCTACTACGCCTTCATGTTCGGCCACCCCGGCAAGAAACTGCTGTTCATGGGCGGTGAGTTCGGCCAGGAGCGGGAATGGAGCCACGACCGCTCGCTCGATTGGCACCTGCTCGACTATCCGAAATACGCCGGCATCCAGGCACTGATCCGCGACCTCAACAAGCTGTATCGGTCGCTGCCGGCGCTGCATCAGCTCGACTGCGATCCGTTCGGCTTCGAATGGCTGATCACCGAAGACGCCAACCGCAACGTGTTCGCATGGATGCGAAAGGGCAACGACACCCGATCGCGCTGCCTGGTGATCGTCAACTTCTCGCCGAACGTATATCAGGACTACCGGGTGCGCGTACCGTTTCCGGGCCGCTGGCGCGAAGTATTCAACTCGGATTCGGCAGTGTACGGCGGCAGCAATGTCGGCAATGGCGGCGAAGTCCGACCGCGGGACGGCCTGGTGCCGGAGCTGAGCCTGACGATTCCGCCGCTCGCCGCTATATTCCTCGTCCCAGAGGACTGA
- the glgX gene encoding glycogen debranching protein GlgX — protein sequence MRLTAGTDSRLGATWDGRGTNFALFSANAHKVELCLFDAQGRRELERIELPERTEDVWHGYLNDVSPGQLYGYRVYGPYDPDHGHRFNAHKLLLDPYAKRLSGRLVWSEAHFAYRTGSPREDLSFDRRDNARGMPKAVVVDETVGSGRRETRPGIRWEDTVIYEAHVKGLTQLRDDVPPGLRGTFGGLACPSMIAHLKRLGVTTIELLPVHGFVDDRILVEKKLVNYWGYNTISFFAPETRYAPDKDNPLDSFRTTVARLHDAGIEVLLDVVYNHTAEGNHLGPTLSFRGIDNASYYWLQPDNPRYYDDFTGCGNSLNLTHPRVLQMVMDSLRYWVEVCHVDGFRFDLATTLARGPNGYDRKGGFFTAIRQDPALAGVKLVAEPWDLGMGGYQVGAFPSQWSEWNDRYRSVMRRYWSGEGSLIGEVSRRMTGSSDMFNHDGRMPRASVNHVTVHDGFTLADLFSYEHKHNLANGEENRDGSNDNHSINCGVEGPSDDPKILGLRRQLRKNQLACLFLAQGVPLLLAGDEVGNSQSGNNNAYCQDNEIGWVGWDGSNTDDDMVEFVGLMTDIRRRFPQLRSRRWLDGRRADGSYGVLWLTPSAAEMTEQDWAFPDGRFLAYMLSPSEAGGDSIFIVLNSGGEAIDFHLPKTSDFPVWHQLFDTTKDTVQVAPLKFGSVSSAPPRSVLAFAGTMA from the coding sequence ATGCGCCTCACCGCCGGAACCGACTCCCGTCTCGGAGCGACCTGGGACGGGCGCGGCACCAACTTCGCGCTGTTCTCCGCCAACGCCCACAAGGTCGAGCTCTGTCTGTTCGACGCCCAAGGCCGCCGCGAGCTGGAGCGGATCGAACTGCCGGAGCGCACCGAAGACGTCTGGCACGGTTATCTCAACGACGTCTCGCCCGGCCAGCTCTACGGCTACCGGGTGTACGGGCCCTACGATCCTGACCACGGCCATCGCTTCAACGCCCACAAGCTGCTGCTCGACCCCTATGCCAAACGGCTGAGCGGACGCCTGGTATGGAGCGAAGCCCATTTCGCCTATCGCACCGGCTCTCCGCGCGAGGATCTGTCGTTCGACCGCCGCGACAACGCACGCGGCATGCCGAAGGCGGTGGTGGTCGACGAGACCGTCGGCAGCGGCCGCCGCGAAACCCGGCCCGGGATCCGCTGGGAAGACACCGTCATTTACGAAGCCCACGTCAAGGGACTGACCCAGCTTCGCGACGATGTGCCGCCCGGACTGCGCGGCACCTTCGGAGGCCTCGCCTGCCCGTCGATGATCGCGCATCTGAAACGGCTCGGGGTTACCACAATTGAACTTTTGCCGGTTCACGGCTTTGTCGATGACCGCATCCTGGTCGAGAAGAAGCTGGTGAACTACTGGGGCTACAACACGATCTCGTTCTTCGCACCGGAGACCCGCTACGCGCCGGACAAGGACAATCCGCTGGACTCGTTCCGTACCACCGTGGCGCGGCTGCACGACGCCGGAATCGAAGTCCTGCTCGACGTCGTCTACAACCACACCGCGGAGGGCAATCATCTCGGTCCGACGCTGTCGTTCCGCGGCATCGACAACGCCTCGTACTATTGGCTGCAGCCCGACAATCCGCGTTACTACGACGACTTTACCGGCTGCGGCAATTCGCTGAACCTGACGCATCCGCGCGTGCTGCAGATGGTGATGGACAGCCTGCGCTATTGGGTCGAAGTCTGCCACGTCGACGGCTTCCGCTTCGACCTCGCCACCACGCTGGCGCGCGGGCCCAACGGCTACGACCGCAAAGGCGGCTTCTTTACCGCGATCCGGCAGGATCCGGCGCTGGCCGGCGTCAAGCTGGTCGCCGAGCCTTGGGATCTCGGCATGGGCGGCTATCAGGTCGGCGCGTTCCCGTCGCAATGGTCGGAATGGAACGATCGCTACCGCAGCGTGATGCGGCGCTACTGGAGCGGTGAAGGCAGCCTGATCGGCGAAGTGTCGCGGCGGATGACCGGTTCGTCCGACATGTTCAACCACGACGGCCGGATGCCGCGCGCCAGCGTCAATCACGTCACCGTGCACGATGGCTTCACGCTCGCCGACCTGTTCAGTTACGAGCACAAGCACAACCTCGCCAACGGCGAGGAAAATCGCGACGGGTCCAACGACAATCACAGCATCAATTGCGGCGTCGAGGGCCCGAGCGACGATCCGAAGATTCTCGGCCTGCGCCGCCAGCTTCGCAAGAACCAGCTCGCCTGCCTGTTCCTGGCGCAGGGCGTGCCGCTGCTGCTCGCCGGCGACGAGGTCGGCAATTCGCAGTCCGGCAACAACAATGCCTATTGCCAGGACAACGAGATCGGCTGGGTCGGTTGGGACGGCAGCAACACCGACGACGATATGGTCGAGTTCGTCGGGCTGATGACCGACATCCGCCGCCGCTTTCCGCAGCTTCGCTCGCGCCGCTGGCTCGATGGCCGCCGGGCCGATGGCTCGTATGGCGTGCTGTGGTTGACGCCGTCGGCGGCGGAGATGACCGAGCAGGATTGGGCGTTTCCCGACGGCCGCTTCCTGGCCTACATGCTGAGCCCGAGCGAGGCCGGCGGCGATTCCATCTTCATTGTGCTGAATTCTGGGGGTGAGGCGATCGACTTCCATCTGCCGAAGACCAGCGACTTTCCTGTCTGGCACCAGCTGTTCGACACCACCAAGGATACCGTGCAGGTCGCGCCGTTGAAATTCGGCAGCGTCAGCTCGGCGCCGCCACGCTCGGTGCTCGCCTTTGCCGGGACGATGGCATGA
- the treZ gene encoding malto-oligosyltrehalose trehalohydrolase — MTGRSFGPRLTAGGVEFRLWAPNAQQVEVVLDGATHPMLRDDKGWHAAEVAGPGVGARYRFRIDGELEVPDPGSLFQPDDISGPSEVIDHAAYAWRATDWRGRPWADTVLLETHVGTFTPEGSYRAMIDKLDHLVATGITALELMPLADFPGQRNWGYDGVLWYAPDSAYGRPEDLKALIDEAHLRGLMVFLDVVYNHFGPEGNYLGGYAPDFFSDKHTPWGNAINYRVGEVRAFAIENALHWLRDYRFDGLRLDAVHAIPDQGEIPMLHELSREAGKLAAETGRHIHLVLENDDNIAAVLDPVTDPSRGQYRAQWNDDYHHAWHVALTGERQGYYSDYADAPLRHLARALGSGFAYQGEPSAHRGGTPRGEPSGELPPLGFVNFLQNHDQIGNRALGDRLESLAKPAAIEAALAITLLAPTVPMLFMGEEWGSKAPFPFFCDFHGELAEAVRDGRRKEFAGAYEKYGDDVPDPLDHDTFDSAVLDWRERDGGAGAQRLALVSRLLQVRRNAIAPRLAGARFDTAAIAEGGLLTAHWRLADGATLALVANLSDQERDGGTPAASGTILWGGDWTRIIPPWAVSWRLEQP; from the coding sequence ATGACCGGACGCAGCTTCGGTCCGCGCCTCACGGCCGGCGGCGTCGAATTCCGGCTGTGGGCGCCGAACGCGCAGCAGGTCGAGGTGGTGCTGGACGGCGCAACGCATCCGATGCTGCGCGACGACAAGGGCTGGCACGCGGCGGAAGTCGCCGGCCCCGGCGTCGGCGCACGCTATCGCTTCCGCATCGACGGCGAGCTCGAGGTGCCGGACCCCGGCTCGCTGTTTCAGCCCGACGACATCTCCGGCCCCAGCGAAGTGATCGACCACGCCGCCTACGCTTGGCGCGCAACGGATTGGCGTGGCCGTCCGTGGGCCGATACCGTGCTGCTGGAAACTCATGTCGGCACCTTCACGCCCGAAGGCAGCTACCGCGCGATGATCGACAAGCTCGATCATCTGGTCGCGACAGGAATCACCGCTTTGGAATTGATGCCGCTGGCAGACTTCCCGGGACAGCGCAATTGGGGCTACGACGGCGTGCTGTGGTACGCGCCAGACAGCGCCTATGGCCGTCCGGAAGATCTCAAGGCGCTGATCGACGAAGCGCATCTGCGCGGCCTGATGGTGTTTCTCGACGTGGTCTACAACCACTTCGGTCCGGAGGGAAATTATCTCGGCGGTTACGCGCCCGATTTTTTCTCCGACAAGCACACACCGTGGGGCAACGCGATCAACTATCGGGTCGGCGAAGTCCGCGCCTTCGCGATCGAGAACGCACTGCATTGGCTGCGCGACTATCGGTTCGACGGGCTGCGGCTCGACGCCGTGCACGCGATCCCCGATCAGGGCGAGATCCCGATGTTGCACGAATTGTCCCGCGAGGCCGGCAAGCTGGCGGCCGAGACCGGGCGGCACATCCATCTGGTGCTGGAGAACGACGACAACATCGCCGCCGTGCTCGATCCGGTCACCGATCCGTCGCGCGGGCAGTATCGCGCGCAGTGGAACGACGATTATCACCACGCGTGGCACGTCGCGCTGACCGGCGAGCGCCAGGGCTACTATTCCGACTATGCCGATGCGCCGCTGCGGCACCTGGCGCGCGCGCTCGGCTCCGGCTTCGCCTATCAGGGCGAGCCGTCGGCGCATCGCGGCGGCACCCCGCGCGGCGAGCCGAGCGGCGAGTTGCCACCGCTCGGCTTCGTCAACTTCCTGCAGAACCACGACCAGATCGGCAATCGCGCGCTTGGCGACCGGCTGGAGAGCCTCGCCAAGCCCGCGGCGATCGAAGCCGCGCTGGCGATCACGCTGCTGGCGCCCACCGTGCCGATGCTGTTCATGGGCGAGGAATGGGGCTCGAAGGCGCCGTTTCCGTTCTTCTGCGACTTCCACGGCGAGCTGGCCGAAGCGGTGCGCGACGGCCGCCGCAAGGAATTCGCTGGCGCCTATGAGAAATACGGCGACGACGTCCCCGATCCGCTCGATCACGACACCTTCGACAGCGCCGTGCTCGACTGGCGCGAGCGCGATGGCGGCGCCGGCGCGCAGCGATTGGCGCTGGTGTCGCGGCTGCTGCAGGTCCGCCGCAACGCGATCGCGCCGCGGCTCGCCGGAGCGCGGTTCGACACCGCCGCAATCGCCGAGGGCGGGCTGCTGACCGCACACTGGCGGCTGGCGGACGGCGCCACACTCGCTCTCGTCGCCAATCTGTCGGACCAGGAGCGCGACGGCGGCACGCCGGCCGCGTCGGGAACTATTTTATGGGGCGGCGATTGGACCCGGATCATTCCGCCTTGGGCGGTGTCCTGGCGCCTTGAGCAACCCTAA